A stretch of Mycobacterium sp. ITM-2016-00316 DNA encodes these proteins:
- a CDS encoding DUF1707 domain-containing protein, which yields MNNDDLTTLRVSDADRNGTLRRLHNAVALGLIDIGEFEERSALVSQARLHTDLEALVGDLPGPGAIITSAADRVELRGVLGSLKRHGEWVVPTRLALHRRMGSVDLDLTRARFAGPMIVVELDMRFGGLDLRLPDGASASIDDVEVVVGSANDHRRDAPAEGTPHIVLTGKVVCGSVDIRGPRRNWKPGFRRS from the coding sequence ATGAACAACGACGACCTCACGACACTGCGGGTGTCCGACGCCGACCGCAACGGCACCCTGCGACGGCTGCACAATGCGGTTGCCCTCGGGCTGATCGACATCGGTGAGTTCGAGGAACGCTCGGCGCTGGTGTCGCAGGCCCGGCTGCACACCGATCTGGAAGCGCTCGTCGGTGATCTGCCCGGCCCCGGCGCCATCATCACCTCGGCCGCCGACCGGGTCGAGCTGCGCGGTGTGCTTGGCTCGCTGAAACGTCATGGGGAATGGGTGGTTCCGACCCGGCTGGCGCTGCACCGGCGGATGGGGTCGGTGGATCTGGACCTGACCCGGGCGCGGTTCGCGGGCCCGATGATCGTGGTGGAACTCGACATGCGATTCGGTGGTCTGGACCTGCGTCTGCCCGATGGCGCGAGCGCCTCCATCGACGATGTCGAGGTCGTGGTGGGCAGCGCCAATGACCATCGTCGCGACGCGCCCGCCGAGGGCACCCCGCATATCGTGCTCACCGGAAAGGTGGTGTGCGGTTCGGTGGATATCCGTGGGCCACGCCGGAACTGGAAGCCCGGTTTTCGCCGGTCCTAA
- a CDS encoding alpha/beta fold hydrolase, which translates to MPPETAGSTVTVDGVPFAVEVAGPENAGVVVLLGSVQHAPAAYDAVCQRLHTASLRTVVIAPSPRLTAGSVIAILDALQVRWGTLVGDRVGAELAWELAATRLDRFTGLVVIDRGHPRAPDEAGAVRDENCPPVEVATTALVSTAAAAKVARASQRFVYGDFRLVELLGRRNAGESTAQLAAEIVMRTSTW; encoded by the coding sequence ATGCCCCCCGAGACCGCTGGGTCCACCGTGACCGTCGACGGTGTCCCCTTCGCCGTCGAGGTCGCGGGCCCGGAGAACGCCGGCGTGGTGGTGCTGCTGGGTTCGGTCCAGCACGCACCGGCCGCCTACGACGCGGTCTGCCAGCGGCTGCACACCGCGTCGCTGCGCACCGTCGTCATCGCCCCGTCGCCACGTCTGACCGCGGGTTCGGTGATCGCCATCCTGGACGCCCTGCAGGTGCGCTGGGGCACCCTGGTCGGCGACCGGGTCGGGGCCGAGCTGGCCTGGGAGCTGGCCGCCACCCGGCTGGACCGGTTCACCGGGCTGGTCGTGATCGACCGCGGGCACCCGCGCGCACCCGACGAGGCCGGCGCCGTCCGCGACGAGAACTGCCCGCCGGTGGAGGTGGCCACCACCGCACTGGTGAGCACCGCGGCGGCCGCGAAGGTGGCGCGTGCCAGCCAGCGCTTCGTCTACGGCGATTTCCGGCTGGTCGAGTTGCTCGGGCGGCGCAATGCCGGCGAATCCACCGCGCAGCTGGCCGCCGAGATCGTGATGCGCACCAGCACCTGGTGA
- a CDS encoding cobyric acid synthase: MVVAGLCRLLARRGIRVAPFKAQNMSNNSAVTVEGGEIGRAQAMQARAAGLAPSVRFNPVLLKPGSDRTSQLVVRGQVAGTMAAGDYLTRRRQLADVVNGELAALRTEFDVVICEGAGSPAEINLRATDLANMGLARAGELPVVVVGDIDRGGLLAHLFGTVAVLEPEDQRLISGFLVNKFRGDPALLEPGLRQLQDLTGRPTYGVIPYLDGLWLDTEDSLSVQAGQSLGQPVAPRGTDWLTVAAVRLPRISNSTDVEALACEPGVAVRWVADAAEIADADVVVLPGSKATVSDLAWLRERGLAAAVREHAAAGRPVLGVCGGFQMLCRSIEDAVESGAGALDGLGLLDADIVFAPEKTLRHWETPLHGYEIHHGQVTRSGDDDWLGVGIRRGAVYGTHWHGLLDNDALRRAWLAEVAEAAGRSGFEVADDVSVLARRDAQLDLMADALTAHVDLDALLGLLDGAPPRPVIGSALGSLGP; the protein is encoded by the coding sequence ATGGTGGTCGCCGGGCTGTGCAGGCTGCTGGCGCGCAGGGGGATTCGGGTCGCGCCGTTCAAGGCGCAGAACATGAGCAACAACTCCGCCGTCACGGTCGAGGGCGGGGAGATCGGGCGGGCCCAGGCCATGCAGGCGCGCGCCGCCGGGCTGGCGCCCAGCGTGCGGTTCAACCCGGTGCTGCTCAAACCGGGCAGCGACCGGACATCGCAACTGGTGGTGCGCGGGCAGGTCGCCGGCACCATGGCCGCCGGTGACTACCTGACCAGGCGGCGACAGCTCGCCGATGTCGTCAACGGTGAATTAGCCGCGCTGCGAACAGAATTCGATGTCGTCATCTGCGAGGGGGCCGGGTCGCCCGCCGAGATCAACCTGCGGGCCACCGACCTGGCCAACATGGGGCTGGCACGCGCCGGTGAACTGCCGGTGGTGGTGGTCGGCGATATCGACCGCGGCGGACTGCTGGCCCACCTGTTCGGGACCGTCGCCGTGCTCGAACCCGAGGATCAGCGGCTGATCAGCGGATTCCTGGTCAACAAGTTCCGCGGCGATCCGGCGCTGCTGGAGCCGGGCCTGCGTCAACTGCAGGACCTGACCGGTCGCCCCACCTACGGGGTCATCCCGTACCTGGACGGTCTGTGGCTGGACACCGAGGACTCGCTGTCGGTGCAGGCCGGGCAGAGCCTCGGGCAGCCGGTCGCCCCCCGCGGAACCGACTGGCTGACGGTGGCCGCGGTGCGCCTGCCGCGCATCTCGAACTCCACCGACGTCGAGGCGCTGGCCTGCGAGCCGGGGGTGGCGGTGCGCTGGGTGGCCGACGCCGCCGAGATCGCCGACGCCGATGTGGTGGTGCTGCCCGGCAGCAAGGCCACGGTGTCCGACCTGGCGTGGCTGCGTGAGCGGGGCCTGGCCGCCGCGGTGCGCGAGCACGCGGCGGCGGGCCGGCCGGTGCTCGGTGTGTGCGGCGGGTTCCAGATGCTGTGCCGGTCCATCGAGGACGCCGTCGAATCCGGTGCCGGGGCCCTCGACGGACTCGGGCTGCTCGACGCCGACATCGTGTTCGCGCCGGAGAAGACATTGCGGCACTGGGAAACCCCGCTGCACGGTTACGAGATCCATCACGGGCAGGTGACCCGCAGCGGCGATGACGACTGGCTGGGCGTCGGGATCCGCCGCGGCGCGGTCTACGGCACGCACTGGCACGGACTGCTCGACAACGATGCCCTCCGGCGGGCCTGGCTGGCCGAGGTTGCCGAAGCGGCGGGCCGCTCCGGTTTCGAGGTGGCCGATGACGTCAGCGTGCTCGCCCGCCGTGACGCCCAGTTGGACCTGATGGCCGATGCGCTGACCGCCCACGTCGACCTCGATGCGCTGCTGGGACTGCTCGACGGTGCTCCACCACGGCCGGTGATCGGCTCGGCGCTGGGTAGCCTGGGGCCATGA
- a CDS encoding PaaI family thioesterase, with product MSETHILNRLGYRELESTDDRLVLEMENRPDLANVRGALQGGLVATLIDIAAGMLAGTASGAGHDVTTADLNIHFLAPIMGTARAEARIVRSGKRLIVTSVDVTDVTRDRLAARATLTFAVLEPR from the coding sequence GTGAGCGAAACGCACATCCTGAACCGGCTGGGTTACCGGGAGCTCGAATCGACCGATGACCGGCTGGTGCTGGAGATGGAGAACCGGCCGGATCTCGCCAACGTCCGCGGCGCGCTGCAGGGCGGACTGGTCGCGACGCTCATCGATATCGCGGCGGGCATGCTGGCCGGCACTGCCAGCGGCGCGGGGCACGACGTGACGACCGCCGATCTCAACATCCATTTCCTGGCGCCGATCATGGGCACCGCCCGCGCCGAGGCCAGGATCGTGCGGTCCGGGAAACGGCTCATCGTGACCTCGGTCGATGTCACCGATGTCACCCGCGACCGACTCGCCGCGCGCGCGACGCTGACCTTCGCGGTGCTCGAACCGCGTTAG
- the map gene encoding type I methionyl aminopeptidase, producing MPVRTPLRSGEISPTLPVPKSIPRPEYAWKPTAIEGHEPWVQTPEVIEKMRVAGQIAAGALAEAGKAVAPGVTTDHLDRVAHEYMLDHHAYPSTLGYKGFPKSCCTSLNEVICHGIPDSTVIEDGDIVNIDVTAYRDGVHGDTNATFLAGDVSEEHRLLVERTHEATMRAIKAVKPGRALSIVGRVIEAYANRFGYNVVRDFTGHGIGETFHNGLVVLHYDQPAVETVIEPGMTFTIEPMINLGALDYEIWDDGWTVATRDHKWTAQFEHTLVVTEDGAEILTLV from the coding sequence ATGCCTGTTCGCACGCCCCTTCGGTCCGGTGAGATCTCTCCGACGCTGCCGGTGCCCAAGTCCATCCCGCGTCCGGAGTACGCGTGGAAGCCGACGGCGATCGAGGGCCACGAGCCGTGGGTGCAGACCCCGGAGGTCATCGAGAAGATGCGGGTGGCCGGGCAGATCGCGGCCGGGGCGCTCGCCGAGGCCGGCAAGGCCGTCGCCCCCGGGGTGACCACCGACCACTTGGACCGCGTCGCGCACGAATACATGCTCGACCACCACGCGTACCCGTCCACCCTGGGCTACAAGGGATTTCCCAAGTCCTGCTGCACCTCGCTGAACGAGGTCATCTGCCACGGCATCCCGGACTCCACCGTCATCGAGGACGGTGACATCGTCAACATCGACGTCACCGCCTACCGCGACGGTGTGCACGGCGACACCAACGCCACCTTCCTGGCCGGCGATGTGTCCGAGGAGCACCGGTTACTGGTCGAACGCACCCACGAGGCGACCATGCGCGCCATCAAGGCCGTCAAACCCGGCCGGGCGTTGTCCATCGTCGGCCGGGTCATCGAGGCCTATGCGAACCGGTTCGGCTACAACGTGGTCCGCGATTTCACCGGCCACGGCATCGGCGAGACGTTCCATAACGGACTGGTGGTGCTGCACTACGACCAGCCCGCCGTGGAGACCGTCATCGAACCCGGCATGACCTTCACCATCGAACCGATGATCAACCTCGGCGCGCTGGACTACGAGATCTGGGACGACGGCTGGACGGTGGCGACCCGCGACCACAAGTGGACCGCCCAGTTCGAGCACACGCTGGTGGTCACCGAGGACGGTGCCGAGATCCTGACGCTCGTGTGA